In the genome of Thiorhodovibrio winogradskyi, the window ACGCGCGCGGATCTGGCGGTGCGCACGCCGAGCGCGATGATGCTGTGGTTCCAGGATCGCGCTTTGGATCAGCTGCCGCTCGGATTGGCCAGGGCGCGCAATGCCCATGGGGCGGATGTCTATATCCGTCCGGCTCGCGGCTATCCTTGGCCAATGGTGTTTCTCGATGATGTCGCCCCGGCAATGGCGCACCGCGTCGCCAAGCACTATGCCGTCCTGGTGGTGCGGACTTCGACCCTCGGGGGCTGTCATCTGTGGCTACAACTGACCCGCGCGCTTGATGAGAGACAGCGCGCCCAGGTGCAGCGTTGGCTGATTCCGCGTGTGGGCGCTGATCCGGGCTCAGTCTCTGGTGAGCATCTCGGTCGGCTGGCGGGGATGAAGAATGCCAAACGCGGCGGGGAGTGGGTCAATGTTCTTCACCGCCCAGGCCCTCGGGAGCGGGTCTGGGATCCGACGCCAGCTTCGCCAACGACCGCTGCGCCTCGGGCGAAACCGCCCGCTCGCAAACAGGACTCACGCGCGCCTTCCTCCGCCGGCGACGGCTCGGAGTCAGCCCGCGAATGGGGCTGGGTCCGCGGCGCACTCGAGGCCGGTCTGTCACCAACCACGCTCTACCAGCGCTTGCTCGAGCGCGCTTCCCCGCGTCGCGGTGCCGATGCCGAGCGCTACGCCCGCTATACCCTCTCGCGCGCACTCCGCTCTACCGCGCACCGCCACTGAACCCTGTCCGTCTCTCCCCCTTGGGGGGCGCGTGGTTCATGATTCCCGCTCTCCTTAGTCCGCCAAGGATGGCGTCCCGCATTCCAATGGCAGTCAGCGTCCTTTAAATAGCTTGAAAATAGTTCCGGCGAATAGCGTTTTTACGCTCAGCAGTCGGGAAAGCGCAGAATCTCGCAGCCGCCATCGCCGAGCTGGGAGCGGATTTGCTCGGCCAGACGGCGGTCGGCGCCACGTTGCGCCATAACGGCGGTGATGATGAAGACCACCCGCGCGGGTTTGTCCATCAGGATGGGGATCAGGTTTTGCATGACCTGATCGGAGATGAGGACGATGTGGGTGTTCATTTCTTTCTCTTGAAGAGCTTGCCAACCTGTTCGACCATCTTGTTGATTGCTTGATCGGGAAGGTGGGCGATCACCATGCTGTTAACGTCATTCAGGTACGCGGCATCTTCTTCGGTCTCGACCATGGGCTCGAGCTGGTCGACCATTTGTTTTGCCGCGACGGGATCACCGCGCGCGGCGGTGAGCGCGGCGGTGGTGCCAATCAGCAGGAAGTAATCCTGGATGTGAAAGCGCTCGCGCTTGTGAAGATCGCCGAGCAGGTCCTGGGCTTCATCGAGACGATTGTCCCGAATCAAGACTTTGGCGAGATTGCAGCGCGGGTGCAGATAGTCCGGATAGAGCGCGATCACGCGCCTGAGCATGGCCTCGCCCGCCTCGCGCTCGCCCTGGTGGATAAGCAGCTGGCCGAGGTTTCCGAGCGTGGTGCGATTGTCCGGCGTTTGTTCGAGGATCTGGCGCAAGCAGGCTTGGGCACCGGCGATATCGCCGTTCGCGTTCTTGTCGATGGATTCATCGAGCAGTGCTTGCAAGTGCGGCGGCAGCTCCGGTGGCTCCACTTCCCGATGAATCTCGTAGGCGGTGAGCACGATGGACTGCAGCCGTCCTTTCAGCCAGATATCCACGGTCTCGTTTTTGGCGAGAAATTGGTGCTGGCGCAGGACATTGAGGATCTCCATGCGATCCTCGTCGGTGCCGATAGGCAGGGCGATGAAAGCCTTCAGCCGCTTGGCGGCGTCGCTGTTACCCCGGGTGGCCTGGGCGCGCAAGAGCAGTACGGCGAGACCGCGCATGCCAACATCGCCAGCGCGGCAGATGCGCTCGAGATAGGCGGGGCTGGCCGTGAGTTCCGCCAGCCTGTCTTGCAGTGCCTGGGGGGTGATGCTTTGGGTGCCAAGTTTGAGTTGCTCCAGCCAGTTGACCGGGAAGCTGTGGGACATATCGAACATGACCGGAAAGGCCGGGGCGTTGTTCCAGCCGCTGATGGCCGCAAGGTTGTCGCGGGCGACAAGCAAAGAATCAGAGGTTGCGAGCGCTTCTTTCCAATACTGCCGCGCTTGTTTTAAGTTGCCACGGCGGGCACTGGCACAAGCGGCGAAGTGCCGCACCCGGGCCATGGCGTCGGGGGCGCCCTCCTTGTCGCTGAACCAGGACTGCTTGCTGGCGCGCTCGAAGGCCGCCAGCGCCGCGGCGTCCTCGCCCATGAACAGCAGCGCGTCGAGTTGCATGAGAAGATCGTCGGTGCGCCGCGCGGTCGCGGCCGCGAGCGGGGTGACCAAGCCGCGCGCGCCATCCTCGTCACCGAGGTAGCAGCGCAGCCGGATCAGCCAGCCGAGGGCAAAGAGATTATCGGCATCGGCCTGCCAGCCGGCGGAGAAGGCTTGCAGGGCATCTTCGATCCGCTGAACGTGGAAGAGTGTCGCGCCAAGATTATTGCGTGCCGAGGCGATCTCGACGCCTTGGAGGACCGCGATGGCGTTGGGGAAGTCCCGCGCGCCCATTAACAGCCTGCCGGTGTCGAAGGCGAACATGTCCTCCGCGGTCGCGATCCGGCCATCTGGCATGGTTCGCATTTCCTCCAACAGCGCGGGGTCCGGTTGCGGCAGGCCGGGTACCTCCGCGCCGAGGGCGCGCAGACGTTCAGCCGTGCTCAGCATGAGATGGACCAGTCCGAGCCTGGCCGCGCTTTGCAGCAAGGCACCCTGCGCGGGCGCGCTGTTCGGTCGGTTGCGGGCCCACAGCCAGGCCGCCGCGCCGGCGCCATAGTGGTCGTTCTTCTGCTCCAGGATGTCGATCAACAGCCGGTAGAGACCGCCATAATCTGGAAAACGTTCGAGTAGGCCGCGGGCGCGCGCTTCGGCCTCCTGGTACTGCTTATTGCGCAGCAAGCGCTCAACGGCCTCGATCTGGGCGGGATTGGGTTTTGGTGATTGCTTGGTGCGCGCCTTGGTTTTGGTTGATTTCTTTGCCACTCGATTTTCTCGCGTTAAATCTGTTGCCGAAGGGGTCTTGGCTGGTTCGAGTCGATCAGTCCTTCCTCAACGCCACAGCGGCGCTTGTGGGAGCTGGGGCGCGAGCTTCTTCAGTCCTGCGCGCGCGGCCTGCTGGCTGAACAGCGGGATCAGCGCGCCTGCCATCCAGCCGCCGAAGGCCTCCCAATCAGCACGGGCGATGGGTCGGTCGCCATGGGCGAGGATGGAGTAATTGCGCTTGGTGAGCTGATCAAGCATGTGGCTCCGCTCGGCCTCGACAAAGACCGCCACCTCGCCACCAAGATGGTGCGCGGCCAGTTCCCAGGCATTGCGCAGCCCGGCCTGGAGCTTGCCGTCCGGGTTGGCGGTGATCGACAGGCTGGCGGGAATCTGCTCTGGCTTGAGATCGCCAGTCAGAACGCCTTGGCCTTCCAGCAGCCATTGCGCGGTCCATTCTAGCAGCCGATAAGCGCGCGCGACGGCGTCATCGTAGCGGCACTGGACGGCGCGGCGCTGGGCATTGAGCCAGAGATCCCACAGGCGCGCCGGGGTGCGTTGGGGGCTGTCTTGCACCGCGTTCAGATATTTCAGCGCTTGGAACAGCGGGACCGCGACCTCGCCTGCGTCTTTCACCAAGCGCGGGCGATAGACTTCTAGTAGCGCAGCGGCCTCGGCATGGTCGAAGCGATCCCAGGCGTTGAGATAGGCCCGCATGGCCCGGCGCAGGCGAATTTCCTCGCTGCTCACGGCGAGCCCGGCCTGACTGCCATCCCGCACCTTGATGAGATCGGCGCGGTTGCCGGTGATAAGTTGCAGCTCGACGCGATCATTGTCGATCGCCGCCATCACCAGCGCGGCGGTCATGGTCTTGGTGCCGCCGGTGTAGTCGGCGATCAGCCGCGCTTGTGGGAAGCGCTCGGCGATGGCTGTGATCGCGCTGGTCATGGCCGCCACCGCTTGGTCAAGATCGTCGGTCGGCACCTCGACGGCCTGGAATTGCTCCTCGCGCAAGCCTGCCTGGGTGGGAATATTCGGCAGATGGTCAACCACCTCGGCGCCGCGGCGCACCTCCACCGGATGGCCCTTGCCGGTGATGGTGACCATGGACCCCGGCTGCCCGGTCGCCTGATCGCGCCCGCTGGCAAAGAAGAGCACAAAGACGGGTTGCAGTTCGCGAATGGCGGTCAAAATCGGCTGGTGCGAGCCGCCGACGGTGCAGAGGAGGATGGGTTGGGTCATTGATAATCCCTGGTTATTACTGTTGCATCATGCGCGCGAGGTCGCGTTGGTAAAATTGGTTGGCCCCCATGAGCAGTACGACAGGATGGTTTTGATCACAGCTTACCGTGAAACAACAGTTGCGCAGTAAAGCTTTCAGTATTTTCTGATTAAGCGACTTTTTCGAGCGGTTGTTGCTGAACCCGTTGGCTGACGGATAGAATTTCAATACCAACGAGATGGCCCTGGCTATCGTAATCCGCCATGATGCCTGGTTCCAATTCGTGCGTGCTCTCCACATCCGCATCGGAAATCTCGAAATAGGCCGCGTCGGCCACAGGGTCGAACTCTAGTTTCATCGGTCAGCACCTTTAGCTGTCAAAAAAGGCGGTCACGATGGTGACCGGATTCCGATTTTCGTTGTAGACCACGCGCAACATTTTGAAAGCTCGCTCAGGAACAGGATAAAAGGCATGAACAAGGCTTGCATCGTCTGGATCATCCTCCGTCCGCATCGGGTTGTTTAACGCTTCTCGAATCCATTCGATTCGGATAAGACGCTTCAGGCAACGCTTTTTTGCGTGAGATGTCAGCCTAAACTCCATGTCTTTTCTCCGGTCTCCGCGCGCTCAATGAACCGCATGGCGGCGATGATGTCTTTCTCATCCAGATCTGGGTAAGCATCGAGAATTTCATCGAATCCGCAACCGGATGCCACCAGGCTGACAATGTTGCCAGCCGTGATGCGTAAGCCTCTGATGCATGCTTTACCGCCCATGACCGCAGGGTCAAAGGTCACACTGGGGTGCGCGAGTGACGCAGACACTGCGGCGCAGGCTGTGACCAAGCAAACCACGCCAGGCCGAGCCGCTGAAGAAAGGCAGGCGGATCGGGTCGAGCGCCGAGCAAAAAAACCGCAGGCGCAGCAGGTTCAGCCCGGCTAGCGGCGGGTCGGGGATCCTGGAGGCAGCAACTGGAGACGTCATGGGCAGGCATTCGGCGAATAACGACGGATGCGCTGAGTATACTTGGAGCCAGGGCGCATGCACGCCCTGGCAAGCTTGCGGGCGCGGTGATGCTTTTAGGTTCTAAACCGTTCCACCAGGGTTGCAAGCTCTCTGGCCAACGCGCTGAGTTGCTCGGAAGCGGCCTTGGTCTCGGCCGCCGCCTGGGCGTTGCCCTCGGCGGCATCGGAGATACTGGTCACATTGCGGTTCATTTCCTCGGCCACCGCGCTTTGCTCATCGGCGGAGCTGGCAAGCTGGGTGTTGACGTCATTGATGGTTGTGACCGACTTAGTGATGGCCTCGAGTGAGTGATTCGCCTCGGCCGAGCTTTCCAGGCTCGACCGCGCATGATGCTGGCTTTGCTCCATGACCTTGACCGCGCGAGCGCTGGCCTGCTGCAGGCGCTCGATCATGGCCTGGATTTCCTCGGTGGAGCTCTGGGTGCGGGTGGCGAGCGAACGCACCTCATCGGCCACCACCGCGAAACCACGCCCTGCATCGCCGGCACGCGCGGCCTCAATCGCCGCGTTGAGCGCAAGCAAATTGGTCTGTTCAGCAATGCCGCGAATGACATCGAGCACGCTGCCGATCTGCTGGCTGTCCTTGCCCAGTTCAGCGATGACCTCGGCCGCGCGCTGCACCTCGGCGGCGAGCTGCTCAATCTTACGCATGGCGCCCGAGACCACCTCGGTCCCTGTGTCGGCCGCGGTCTTGGCTTCGCCTGTCGCCTGGGCGCCATCCTGCGCGCCACGCGCGACCTCCTGCGCCGTGGCGCTCATTTCGTTCATGGCGGTGGCGAGCTGATCGACCTCGTTGCGCTGATTGCTCACACCCGCGTTGGTGCGCTCGGTAATCTTGGCCAAGTCAGTCGCGGCACCGGTCAGCTGCCGGGTTGCGTCCAGTACCCGGGCGATGAGCTCGCGGAAATTGTCCATCATGGCATTGAAGGCGCCAGAGGCACGGCCGATTTCGTCCTGGCCTCGCACATCCAACCGGCGCGTCAGATCACCATCGCCCTCGGCGATCCCCCGCAGTCCGGTCGTCATCGCAAGCAAGGGCTTGGTGACGAAGACCTTGACGAAGAAATACATCATCAGGAGCACTGGCAAGCTGAGCAGAACGGCGAGAACAAATATCAACAGCCGGAAGCGATCAACGTGACGATTCACATCCTCCAGACTGATTTCAAGCGACACCGCGCCCAAAACCGAGCCCGCTGGCGATGCGGTATGGCACAGAGTGCAATCCTTGCCCAAATAATCCTTGCTACTGATCACCGGCATGATCTTACGCAGTCGATTGCGGTTGTCCGACAGCTCGCTGAAGGGCTCGCCCGTCTCCAGAACCCGGCGCTCGACAGCGTTGCGCGGCTGTTCGTCCTCTGTACCCGGTCCGTATTGGCTCGACACATTCTTGCTGCGCAGGACACGCAGATCGTTTAAATTCCGCAGTTCGATGATTTGGTCGAGAAACTCCGCGCGCTGATGGATCATGCCGGTGATCATTAAGGTGGTCAGGCCGGCCATGGTCATTTCGTGCAGCGTCTCGGAGAAGGCTTCGGCCTCCTCGATCGCGGTATTGCGTTGCTCCTGGGCCGCCCACAAAATCATGCCCGTCCAGGCCGGGAACAATATCAGCCACAGAGCAGCGATTAGCCGTGCCCAGATGGGTAAATCTTGAATTTTTTGCATGATGTTCGTGGCCTGATGTGGGTGTGCCATGTCGGCTGTTTCTGTTGGCGTCCGCTGGATTCTAGCGAAACATGACCCCTTCGTGGGGAGACTTTGCACCATTATCCTTAGCCTTTGCGGGCCCCGACCACTACGACATCGGTCACGAAAATGGCAATGTGCAAAAAAACCTGCCGCATCTGGCATTCATTGGCACTAAAAAGTCGGTCGCGATGGGTATAAACTGGTCACTCGGCAATCCAGCAACCGCCCTACTCCACGGGCGCAGGCGCCACCATGACCGATCTGCACGACCTCGACCTGATTCTGCGCTCCGAGACCCCGGTGCTCCTGATCGAGTCCCTGGAAGAGCAACGCATTATCGAGTTATTTAGCCGCCTGGCGATTCAGTTCGGCGTGCCGCTTTTTTGCTGGACCATGACCGACGGCCTGAGGCGCGCCGAGTATGCCGCCCGTCCCCAAGCGGATCTGGCCGATCCCGCGGAGATGCTGCGCCATATCAAGGTGAGCCCCGAGCCCGGCATCTATCTGCTGCTCGATTTTCATCCCTTTCTCGATAACCCGCTGCATGTGCGGCTGATTAAAGAAATCGCGCTAGGCTTCGGCGAGGTCGCCCGGCGCCTGGTGCTGGTCAGCCACGCATTGGAGAGCCCACCAGAGTTCCGCCATCTGAGCGCCCGCTTCGGCCTGCGTCTGCCCAACCGTGGCCGGCTGCTAGCGTTGATTCGCGAGGAAGCCCAGCGCTGGCAGCATGCCGGGCCGCGTCGTGCCTTTCGTGCCAACCGAGGCGCGGTCGATCGGCTCTCGCGCACCTTGCTCGGAGTGACGGAATCCGACGCGCGGCGTTTGATTCGCAACGCCATCCATCGCGACGGCGCCATCACCGAGACGGACGTGGAGGAAATTACCCGCGCCAAGTATGAGTTGCTGAGCCCCGAGGGTAGCATCTCCTTTGAATACGACACCGCGGGCTTTGGCGAAGTGGCCGGACTCGAGCATCTCAAAACCTGGATTGACCTGCGGCGCGAACCCTTTTTGTCGGATGATCCCAAGATCGAGCACCCGCGTGGCATCATGCTGCTTGGCGTGCAGGGCGGCGGCAAGAGCCTGGCGGCCAAGGCAGTGGCCGGGCGCTTTGGCGTGCCGCTGCTGCGGTTGGATTTCGGCGCGCTGTACAACAAGTATATTGGCGAGACCGAGCGGAATCTGCGCGAGTCATTGAAAACCGCCGAGGTCATGGCGCCTTGCGTGCTCTGGCTGGATGAAATCGAAAAAGGCTTGGCCGCCGGCAACAGCGACGAGGGCACCGGTCGGCGTATCATCGGCACCCTGCTGACCTGGATGGCGGAACGCAAGGCGGCGGTGTTTTTGGTGGCCACCTCCAACGACATCAAGCAACTGCCGCCTGAATTGGTGCGCAAGGGTCGCTTTGATGAGATCTTTTTCGTCGACCTGCCCGATGCCAGCGTGCGGCGCGAGATTTTTCGCATTCATTTGGCCAAGCGCGACATCAACCCGGAGCACTTCGACCTCGACCAGCTCGCCGCCCTGTCCGATGGTTTTTCCGGCGCCGGCATCGAGCAGGCCGTGGTCTCCGCCCTCTACGCCGCCCGCGCCGATGACAGCGGCGGGGTTAATACCCGCGCCATCGCCACCGAGCTCCAGCGCACCCAGCCTCTCTCCGTGGTGATGGATGAACAAATCGCCCGCCTGCGCGCATGGGCACGCAGCCGCACTGTCCCGGCTTAAGCTTTGGGTGCTGGACTTGCAAGTCCGTGCACTTCCCCTATTTCGATCAGGTCATCTGTTAAGATCACCTGATATCACCTAAGAACGCTCATGGAATACAAGGACTACTACAAAATCCTCGGCGTGCCGCGCAACGCCAGTCAGGATCAGATCAAAAGCGCCTATCGCAAACTCGCGCGCAAGTACCATCCGGATGTCAGCAAGGAGTCCCAGGCCGAACAGCGCTTCAAGGAGGTCAACGAGGCCAATGAAGTGCTGAAAGACCCGGAAAAGCGCGCCGCCTACGATGCCCTTGGCAGCAACTGGCGCGCCGGGCAGGACTTCCGCCCGCCCCCCGGTGGTCCCGGCGGCTTCGGCGGCTTCAAGCGGGAATTCAACGCCGAGGATATCGACCAGTTCAGCGACTTTTTCGCCAGCATTTTCGGCAGCGGCTTTCGCCGCGAACCTCCCCAGCAACGGCAGCGCGGCATGGACCAGAACACTCGCATCCAGATTTCCCTGGAAGACGCCTACCAGGGCACCAGCAAACAGATTCGCCTGGAAGACCCGCGAGCACGCGCCAACGGTGGCAGCGAGGACAGGGGCCGCACCCTCAACGTGCGCATTCCAGCCGGCGTCACCCAGGGCCAACAGATTCGCCTCGCCGGCCAGGGCGCGCCCGGTGCCGGCGGCAATGGGGACTTGTTTCTGGAAGTGGACTTCGCCCCCCATCCTATCTTCCGCCCCGAGGGCAAGAACATTCACCTGAACCTGCCCATCGCTCCCTGGGAAGCGGCGCTGGGCGCCACCGTCACCGTGCCCACGCTCGGCGGCAGCGTCAGCCTACGCATTCCCGCCGGCTCCCAGAGCAATCAGCGCCTGCGCCTGAAAGGTCGCGGCCTGCCGGGCAAAACGCCGGGCGACGCCTTGGTGCAGCTTGAAATCGTCAACCCGCCCGCCAGCGACGACCAGGCCCAGAAGGCCTATCGCAAGCTCGCCGAGCAGTTTGGAGACTTCAACCCACGCGCCAAATTGGGGGTGTGACCATGACGCAACGAGCGACCACCACGGACGTGAGCCTGTGCATTGAAGGCACCCTGCTCGACGAGGGAACCGTCATCACTGTGACCGAGCTAACCGAGGTCTGTCAGCTCAGCCTGCCCCAGGTCGAGCGCATGGTCGGCGAGGGCATGCTGCACCCGCGCGGCAACCGCCCGGAGCAATGGTGCTTTAGCGGCCTGGAGATTAAACGCGCGCGCCGCGCCCTGCGCCTACAGCGGGATCTCGACCTCAACCTGGCCGGCGCGGCGCTGGCGCTCGATCTGCTCGAGGAAATCGAACAATTGCGCGACCGCGTGCGCCTGCTGGAGCAGCATCTGGGCGGTTTGACGGATGTCGATGCGCGCTAACATCAAAGACGGCCGCGCAAATCCCGCACGGCAAAGCCCCGACAGGGGTGATTGAATCCCCGCGCGAGCCCCAGGACCTGGAAGCGCTCCCCCATGGCGGCGGGCAGGACGAGCTGCCTCGCGCCAGCGCTGATGCGCATCTGCAAGGCGGGATCAGCGGCCGCGGCAAGCGCCTCCATCATGCGTTGGTCGAGTCCGCAGCCAATGAGAAAATTGGCCTGATTCGTGTAGCCAGCCAAGTCAAAGCCGGCTGCCCTCCCGGCATCGGCCACGGCGGAAAAATCCACATGCGCACTGATATCCTGCAGGCCCAGGCGCTGGAAGGGGTCAGTGTTGGCGCGATGCTGATGATGGCTGATCAGGGTTCCAGCGCCGCGTTGCCGATGATAGTACTCCTTGCGCGGATAGCCGTAGTCGATGAGCAACACCAGTGCGCGATCCATCGCCCGCGCGAGCGCCCGCATCCAGGGTGCAAGACGCAGGTTGATCTCCGAGCAATAGCCGGGCTCCAGCGCCAGCCCCCGTGACTGCAGCAGCAGCACGGCTTGTTGCAGGCCAAGGGAGCGGGCCGGCCCCGTCACCTCCGTCAGTGCCTGGTCCTGCTCGTCAAAAGAGACAAAGACCTCCTCTGGCGCGCCCTGGCTGTCGATACAAAAGCGGTGCACGGGCATGGCATCGAGCACTTCATTGGCGATGACCACGCCCTGAAAGTGGCTTGGCAAGGCCGTCAGCCAGCGCACCCGATGCGCCTGCCCTGGCACCCGGGCAGCAAGGGTCGCACGCTGTCGCGCTTGCAGATCCGGACTCGGCTCGAGAATGAGATACTGCCCTGGCAACCTCTGTTGCCGCGCCAGTTCGGCCAGCAGATCGGCCGCGAGAACGCCACTGCCGGCGCCAAATTCCAGCAGGTCACCTCCACCCAAGGCGGTGAAAACATCCGAGCACTGCGCGGCGAGACAACCCGCGAAGAGCGGAGAGATTTCCGGAGCCGTGACAAAATCTCCTGTTGGGCCAAGCTTGGGCAGGCCGGCGACATAGTAGCCAAGCCCGGGCGCGTAGAGCGCCAGTTCCATGAAGCTATCGAAGCTCAGGGCGCCCTCGGCGGCATCGATCCGCTGCCGGATGAGCGCGAGCAGGGATTGGTGATGCGCAAGCGCTTGGGAATCCGATACTTGATCAACCACTGGCCTTGTCCCATGCTATCGGTGACAAAAAAGGCGTCAACTGCCCAGCAAGAATCCCAGCTTTTTCTGTCCACGATCCATTCATCATCCGCCCATCATCCGTTCAATATCCATGACCGAGACGCTTCATCCCTCCCCTCCTACTTCTGCTGCCCTGTCCTTGGCTGGCAAGGTTGCGCTCATTACCGGCGCGGCGGCCCGCATTGGTGCTGAAATTGCCCGCGCCCTGCATGCCGAGGGCTGCGATTTGCTGCTGCATTATCGCCATTCGGCCAAGCCGGCGGCGGCTTTGCAGGCGGAACTCCAGGCCGCGCGCGCGGATTCAGTCCAGCTGATTGCCTGTGATCTCAATGCCGAGAACGCCATCGCTCAACTCGAGCAGGCCACGCGGGCCTTTCGTCAACGGCTGGACATTCTGGTCAATAATGCCTCGAGCTTCTACCCGAGCCCGCTCGCGCAAGTGACGCCAAGCCTGTGGGATGACCTGATGGGCAGCAATCTGAGGGCACCTTTTTTTCTGACCCAGGCCCTGGCCCCGCTCCTGACGGCAAGTGGCGGCTGTGTGGTCAATCTGGTCGATATCCATGCCGAGCGCCCCCTCAAGACCTACCCGGTTTACTCCATCGCCAAGGCTGGCAATGCGATGATGGTCAAGGCCCTTGCGCGTGAGCTTGGCCCGGCGGTGCGGGTCAATGGCATCGCGCCAGGGGCGATTCTGTGGCCAGAGCAAGGCATGGATGACACAACCAAAGAGCAGATTCTGCAGCGCACGGCGCTGCAACGTCCGGGAAGTCCGCGGGATATTGCCCGCACACTCTTATTTCTGGTCCGCGACGCGCCTTATATCACCGGCCAGATTCTTGCCGTCGATGGCGGTCGCGGCCTGCAGCAATGACCGCGCACGACCGACAGCGACTTGCGAGGGGGCGACACATGGCTGATCATAGCAAGGATGATAACCGACCCAATGACTTCAGCAGATCAATACCAGCCCGAGGCAACGGCGAGCGCCGATGCGGACGACGGCAACGCGCTTGAACAACATCCGGCGCACAGCTCCAGCTACCCGGTCAGTCGTCTTGCGCCGGCTTTTCATGCCCCCGATCCGCGCGATCAACTCGGCCGGGTCGAGGCCATGCTGGGGGCGCGCACCAGCGCCAAACTGGAACTGATCGCCGATCAAATCCGCCATTTGCAGGACAGCGCCCGCGCTATTTTGCAAGAAGCCAAGCAGGAGCAAGAGCTGCATCAGGCCGTCTGTGCCTTTGAGCGCAAGCCAGGCAATGCCTATCACCTCTATTGCAAGCAGGATGGCACCAGGTTTTGGTCAATGCTCTCCCCGAATGACTGGCGCGGTCAATCGCCGTATCCCTTTATTGGGAGCTATCGGCTGGAGGCCGATTACTCCTGGACACGACTGGATCAGGATTAAG includes:
- a CDS encoding class I SAM-dependent methyltransferase produces the protein MVDQVSDSQALAHHQSLLALIRQRIDAAEGALSFDSFMELALYAPGLGYYVAGLPKLGPTGDFVTAPEISPLFAGCLAAQCSDVFTALGGGDLLEFGAGSGVLAADLLAELARQQRLPGQYLILEPSPDLQARQRATLAARVPGQAHRVRWLTALPSHFQGVVIANEVLDAMPVHRFCIDSQGAPEEVFVSFDEQDQALTEVTGPARSLGLQQAVLLLQSRGLALEPGYCSEINLRLAPWMRALARAMDRALVLLIDYGYPRKEYYHRQRGAGTLISHHQHRANTDPFQRLGLQDISAHVDFSAVADAGRAAGFDLAGYTNQANFLIGCGLDQRMMEALAAAADPALQMRISAGARQLVLPAAMGERFQVLGLARGFNHPCRGFAVRDLRGRL
- a CDS encoding DUF2452 domain-containing protein, encoding MTSADQYQPEATASADADDGNALEQHPAHSSSYPVSRLAPAFHAPDPRDQLGRVEAMLGARTSAKLELIADQIRHLQDSARAILQEAKQEQELHQAVCAFERKPGNAYHLYCKQDGTRFWSMLSPNDWRGQSPYPFIGSYRLEADYSWTRLDQD
- a CDS encoding chaperone modulator CbpM: MTQRATTTDVSLCIEGTLLDEGTVITVTELTEVCQLSLPQVERMVGEGMLHPRGNRPEQWCFSGLEIKRARRALRLQRDLDLNLAGAALALDLLEEIEQLRDRVRLLEQHLGGLTDVDAR
- a CDS encoding pteridine reductase, with protein sequence MTETLHPSPPTSAALSLAGKVALITGAAARIGAEIARALHAEGCDLLLHYRHSAKPAAALQAELQAARADSVQLIACDLNAENAIAQLEQATRAFRQRLDILVNNASSFYPSPLAQVTPSLWDDLMGSNLRAPFFLTQALAPLLTASGGCVVNLVDIHAERPLKTYPVYSIAKAGNAMMVKALARELGPAVRVNGIAPGAILWPEQGMDDTTKEQILQRTALQRPGSPRDIARTLLFLVRDAPYITGQILAVDGGRGLQQ
- a CDS encoding DnaJ C-terminal domain-containing protein, with the translated sequence MEYKDYYKILGVPRNASQDQIKSAYRKLARKYHPDVSKESQAEQRFKEVNEANEVLKDPEKRAAYDALGSNWRAGQDFRPPPGGPGGFGGFKREFNAEDIDQFSDFFASIFGSGFRREPPQQRQRGMDQNTRIQISLEDAYQGTSKQIRLEDPRARANGGSEDRGRTLNVRIPAGVTQGQQIRLAGQGAPGAGGNGDLFLEVDFAPHPIFRPEGKNIHLNLPIAPWEAALGATVTVPTLGGSVSLRIPAGSQSNQRLRLKGRGLPGKTPGDALVQLEIVNPPASDDQAQKAYRKLAEQFGDFNPRAKLGV